Proteins found in one Pagrus major chromosome 20, Pma_NU_1.0 genomic segment:
- the ubald1a gene encoding UBA-like domain-containing protein 1, translating to MDELKHQVMINQFVLTAGCAADQAKQLLQAAHWQFETALSAFFQETNIPYGHHHQMMCTPANTPATPPNFPDALTMFSRLKASESFNSGSGGSPMAASMATSPPPPQVGGWGVSPNVPNVPQPPQGLWTQGQPPTQPCPAWPTGVNPHAGAEQKASVAMEAER from the exons ATGGATGAACTCAAACATCAAGTCATGATTAACCAGTTCGTCCTGACGGCGGGTTGTGCGGCAGACCAGGCGAAGCAGCTTTTGCAGGCGGCACATTGGCAGTTCgag ACTGCCCTCAGTGCCTTTTTTCAAGAAACAAATATTCCATATGGCCATCATCATCAAATG ATGTGCACCCCAGCCAACACACCAGCGACGCCCCCCAACTTCCCGGACGCGTTGACCATGTTCTCCCGGCTGAAGGCGTCCGAGAGCTTCAACAGCGGCAGCGGCGGCAGTCCCATGGCCGCCTCCATGGCCACCTCACCCCCGCCCCCCCAGGTCGGCGGCTGGGGGGTCTCACCAAACGTACCTAATGTGCCGCAACCTCCACAGGGACTCTGGACTCAGGGGCAACCCCCCACGCAGCCCTGCCCCGCCTGGCCCACGGGCGTGAACCCCCACGCGGGCGCCGAGCAGAAGGCTAGTGTAGCGATGGAGGCTGAGAGATGA